One Ostrea edulis chromosome 2, xbOstEdul1.1, whole genome shotgun sequence genomic region harbors:
- the LOC125682158 gene encoding uncharacterized protein LOC125682158, with protein MRVFIIYTILLFMNLLIGCGGLAESPSAIHSATPKVSALALVLQRLIYGENTQPDISNPWRRNDFTNRQLINISDVSNSLCAFCKNYVKNRQICTGKLCSTSGLA; from the exons ATGCGTGTCTTCATTATTTACACTATTTTGTTGTTTATGAATCTTCTAATCGGATGCGGAGGGCTGGCAGAGTCACCAAGTGCAATCCATTCTGCCACACCAAAAG TTTCAGCGCTAGCGCTAGTGTTACAGCGTTTGATTTATGGAGAAAATACACAGCCTGACATATCAAATCCGTGGCGCAGGAACGATTTTACAA aTCGACAATTAATCAACATCAGCGATGTCTCCAACTCCTTGTGTGCCTTTTGTAAGAATTATGTTAAAAATAGACAAATCTGTACCGGAAAGTTATGCTCCACATCTGGGTTGgcttaa